A single window of Bacteroidota bacterium DNA harbors:
- the ruvB gene encoding Holliday junction branch migration DNA helicase RuvB: protein MNPSINPDSENLSSEEKEFEKALRPGEFSDFTGQYEVVENLKVFVQAAKQRGEALDHVLLHGPPGLGKTTLANIISTELAVSIKTTSGPVLEKPGDLAGLLTNLEKFDVLFIDEIHRLSPVVEEYLYSAMEDYKIDIMIDSGPNARTVQIKLNPFTLIGATTRSGLLTAPLRARFGINSRLNYYDSKLIRKIIVRSSEILNVPINEDASFEIARRSRGTPRIANALLRRVRDFAQIKGKGIIDMEIANYALAALNVDKNGLDEMDTRILTTLIDKFKGGPVGITTISTAVGEEAGTIEEVYEPFLIQEGYLVRTPRGREATELAYKHLGRVPRHTKGSLFDI from the coding sequence ATGAACCCAAGCATCAATCCTGATTCTGAAAATCTTTCGTCTGAAGAAAAGGAATTTGAAAAGGCTCTGCGGCCCGGCGAATTCTCTGATTTTACAGGTCAGTATGAAGTGGTTGAAAATTTAAAGGTGTTTGTGCAAGCCGCCAAACAACGCGGAGAAGCACTTGATCACGTACTTTTACATGGTCCTCCGGGTTTGGGTAAAACAACACTTGCCAATATCATTTCCACCGAATTGGCGGTAAGTATTAAAACAACATCCGGCCCCGTACTCGAAAAACCGGGCGACCTGGCCGGACTGCTTACTAATCTTGAAAAGTTTGATGTTTTATTTATTGATGAAATACATCGTTTGAGTCCTGTTGTTGAAGAGTATCTGTACTCTGCCATGGAGGATTACAAGATCGATATCATGATCGACTCAGGTCCCAACGCACGCACAGTGCAAATAAAACTTAATCCATTCACATTAATAGGCGCCACTACCCGCTCGGGATTGCTTACCGCTCCATTACGCGCCCGCTTCGGCATTAATTCCAGGCTCAACTATTACGATTCCAAATTAATCCGGAAAATAATTGTTCGTTCATCCGAAATTTTAAATGTGCCCATAAATGAAGATGCGTCATTCGAAATAGCACGGAGGAGCCGTGGAACACCCCGTATCGCGAATGCTTTGTTGCGCAGGGTACGCGACTTCGCGCAGATAAAAGGCAAAGGCATCATTGACATGGAAATTGCCAATTATGCGCTTGCTGCATTAAATGTTGACAAGAACGGACTTGATGAAATGGATACACGCATACTTACCACACTTATCGATAAATTTAAAGGAGGACCTGTCGGCATTACCACCATATCAACAGCTGTTGGTGAAGAGGCCGGAACTATTGAAGAAGTTTACGAACCATTCCTCATACAGGAAGGTTATCTTGTACGAACTCCGCGGGGCCGGGAAGCAACGGAGCTGGCATACAAACATTTGGGCCGGGTACCTCGCCATACAAAGGGATCATTGTTCGATATATAA
- the gmk gene encoding guanylate kinase yields MDQGKLIIFSAPSGAGKTTIVHHLLNVLPYLEFSISACSRPMRKGEQNGVDYYFLTVDEFKQKIKTNEFIEWEEVYTDNFYGTLKSEIQRIWKNNRHAIFDVDVEGGLNLKKQFGEKALAVFIMPPSVQSLEQRLQQRETETPESISRRVGKAERELKLAGKFDKIILNDDLGKALAEAEKIVGEFLKT; encoded by the coding sequence ATGGATCAGGGTAAATTAATCATATTCTCAGCCCCATCTGGTGCAGGCAAAACAACTATTGTGCATCATCTGCTCAATGTTCTTCCTTACCTGGAATTCTCCATTTCCGCCTGCAGCAGACCTATGCGCAAAGGTGAACAAAACGGTGTAGATTATTATTTTTTAACTGTTGATGAATTCAAACAAAAAATTAAAACCAATGAGTTTATTGAATGGGAGGAAGTGTACACCGACAATTTTTATGGCACATTAAAATCAGAGATCCAACGGATATGGAAGAATAACCGGCACGCTATTTTTGATGTTGACGTAGAGGGTGGACTGAACCTCAAAAAACAATTTGGCGAAAAAGCGCTTGCTGTTTTTATAATGCCTCCATCTGTTCAGAGCCTTGAACAACGATTGCAACAACGTGAAACCGAAACCCCGGAAAGTATTTCCAGGCGTGTAGGTAAAGCCGAAAGAGAATTAAAGCTTGCCGGTAAATTTGATAAAATAATACTAAACGACGATCTTGGCAAAGCTTTGGCTGAAGCCGAAAAAATAGTGGGGGAATTTCTTAAAACTTGA